Proteins found in one Rhinolophus ferrumequinum isolate MPI-CBG mRhiFer1 chromosome 9, mRhiFer1_v1.p, whole genome shotgun sequence genomic segment:
- the PLA2G2D gene encoding group IID secretory phospholipase A2 isoform X1, with protein MELLLLCALVVFAGVTPTQGGIMNLNKMVKQVTGKTTITSYWPYGCHCGLGGKGPPVDATDWCCHAHDCCYSHLKLHHCRFHRDHYTYKFTQGDILCSDKGSWCEQQLCACDKEVAFCLQRNLGTYNKTLRYIRLFRRSRCSGQTPMC; from the exons ATGGAACTTCTGCTGCTGTGCGCGCTGGTGGTGTTTGCTG GTGTGACTCCAACCCAGGGCGGGATTATGAACCTGAACAAGATGGTCAAACAAGTGACCGGGAAGACAACCATCACCTCCTATTGGCCCTACGGCTGTCACTGTGGACTTGGTGGCAAAGGCCCACCCGTAGATGCCACGGACTG GTGCTGCCATGCCCATGACTGCTGCTATAGTCACCTGAAGCTCCACCATTGCCGTTTCCACCGTGACCATTACACCTACAAATTTACGCAGGGGGACATCCTGTGCT cTGACAAGGGGAGCTGGTGTGAGCAGCAGCTGTGCGCCTGTGACAAGGAGGTGGCCTTCTGCCTGCAACGTAACCTGGGCACCTACAACAAGACTCTGCGTTATATCCGTCTCTTCCGGAGGTCCCGCTGCAGTGGGCAGACCCCTATGTGCTAG
- the PLA2G2D gene encoding group IID secretory phospholipase A2 isoform X2, with the protein MELLLLCALVVFAGVTPTQGGIMNLNKMVKQVTGKTTITSYWPYGCHCGLGGKGPPVDATDC; encoded by the exons ATGGAACTTCTGCTGCTGTGCGCGCTGGTGGTGTTTGCTG GTGTGACTCCAACCCAGGGCGGGATTATGAACCTGAACAAGATGGTCAAACAAGTGACCGGGAAGACAACCATCACCTCCTATTGGCCCTACGGCTGTCACTGTGGACTTGGTGGCAAAGGCCCACCCGTAGATGCCACGGACTG cTGA
- the PLA2G2F gene encoding group IIF secretory phospholipase A2, with translation MADGAQANPKGFKKKVLVRHPFGWRGPSLRASSALRTSRSSLALMKFLTIAILAGSILPLAHSSLFNLKSMVEAITGKNAILSFVGYGCYCGLGGFGRPMDEVDWCCHAHDCCYQKLFDQGCHTYVDHYEYTIENNTTIVCRDLNETDCDRQTCECDKSVALCFQDHTYKEKHRNFLNIYCQGVTPNCSIYEQPQENTTSRPTTPTPQNTTSRPTTPAPQNTTCRPTTPAPQNMTCRPTTLAPQNTTSRPTTPAPQNTTSRPTTPVPQNTTCRLTTPAPPAPP, from the exons ATGGCAGATGGGGCGCAGGCCAACCCCAAAGGGTTCAAGAAGAAGGTGCTGGTTAGACACCCCTTTGGGTGGAGGGGCCCAAGTCTCAGAGCCTCGTCTGCTTTGAGGACCTCCAG ATCTAGCCTGGCTCTGATGAAATTCCTCACCATCGCCATCCTGGCCGGCAGCA TCCTGCCTCTAGCCCACAGCAGCCTGTTCAACCTGAAGTCCATGGTGGAAGCCATTACGGGGAAAAACGCCATCTTGTCCTTCGTGGGCTACGGCTGCTACTGCGGGCTGGGGGGGTTCGGCCGGCCCATGGATGAAGTGGACTG GTGCTGCCATGCCCATGACTGCTGCTACCAGAAGCTCTTTGACCAGGGCTGCCACACCTACGTGGACCATTATGAATACACCATCGAGAATAACACTACGATTGTCTGCA GAGATCTCAATGAGACGGACTGTGACCGGCAGACCTGCGAGTGTGACAAGAGCGTGGCGCTGTGCTTCCAAGACCACACGTACAAGGAGAAGCACCGCAACTTCCTCAATATATACTGTCAGGGCGTCACACCCAACTGCAGCATCTACGAGCAGCCCCAGGAGAACACGACCAGCAGACCCACCACCCCAACACCCCAGAACACGACCAGCAGACCCACCACACCGGCACCCCAGAACACGACCTGCAGACCCACCACCCCGGCACCCCAAAACATGACCTGCAGACCCACCACCCTGGCACCCCAGAACACGACCAGCAGACCTACCACCCCGGCACCCCAGAACACGACCAGCAGACCTACCACCCCGGTACCCCAGAACACGACCTGCAGACTCACCACCCCGGCACCCCCTGCACCTCCCTAG